The Ensifer adhaerens genome has a segment encoding these proteins:
- a CDS encoding addiction module antidote protein, HigA family produces the protein MSNDRPRPVHPGEILREDFLPEYGLTPGALAKALLIPRDRMEKIVREQRDVTADTALRLARYFGTSPQFWVNLQANYDLLVAEGKFHDAIDQIVPLESAA, from the coding sequence ATGAGCAATGACCGGCCGAGACCTGTTCATCCTGGGGAAATTCTCCGGGAGGATTTCCTGCCCGAATACGGCCTGACACCCGGAGCGCTTGCCAAGGCGTTGCTCATTCCGCGTGATCGCATGGAAAAGATCGTGCGGGAGCAGCGTGACGTAACCGCGGATACGGCGTTGCGGCTTGCGCGCTATTTCGGCACGTCGCCGCAGTTTTGGGTCAATCTTCAAGCCAACTATGATTTGCTGGTTGCTGAAGGCAAATTCCACGACGCGATCGATCAGATCGTTCCGCTCGAGAGCGCTGCGTAA
- a CDS encoding Replication protein C N-terminal domain-containing protein, which produces MQLDHVTTPFGRRPLTYAMLKDQMASAEIEDGARADKWKLYRALCEARERLGVTDRALAILNALLSFYPKNELAAEDTMIVFPSNAQLSLRAHGMAEQTIRRHLASLIEAGLLNRRDSANGKRFVRRDREGQIDEAFGFSLAPLLARADEIERLAAEVEAERLTLQRLKERLTICRRDVMKLIETAIEEGASGDWDAAQAEYRAILADYPRKPSAAMVAETLDAMTFLRENIVNQLEMQLKTQNQSGNAYQDERHIQNSNPDSISELEPRFEKTQGQNRDEDRSGWAKVTGVAEGGERGGAGGRQTGGTLGADPDEGAAAENARQSRQAARIASAENANGAKSAAGEGGSAQLLGSAAADIGSGQAFRAAPLAGQTAEGAPERKSLDRIAGLKPFPLGMVLLACPEIADYGPGGHVTSWRDLMSAAVVVRSMLGVSPSAYEEACGILGPENAATVIACILERAGHINSAGGYLRDLTRRAERGEFSLGPMLMAQMRGQVGQKARAG; this is translated from the coding sequence ATGCAGCTGGACCATGTGACGACGCCCTTCGGGCGGCGGCCGCTGACTTATGCCATGTTGAAAGACCAGATGGCATCTGCGGAGATCGAAGACGGCGCCCGCGCCGACAAGTGGAAGCTATACCGGGCGCTGTGTGAAGCGCGAGAGCGGCTCGGCGTCACCGACCGGGCGCTGGCGATCCTCAACGCGCTCCTGAGCTTCTATCCAAAGAACGAGCTGGCGGCCGAAGACACGATGATCGTGTTTCCCTCCAACGCGCAATTGTCGCTCCGCGCTCATGGCATGGCCGAGCAGACGATCCGCCGGCATCTGGCGAGCCTGATCGAGGCGGGACTGCTTAACCGTCGCGACAGCGCCAACGGCAAGCGCTTCGTGCGCCGTGACCGGGAAGGGCAGATCGACGAGGCCTTCGGCTTCTCGCTCGCGCCGCTTCTCGCCCGTGCTGACGAGATCGAGCGCCTGGCGGCCGAGGTCGAGGCCGAGCGGCTCACGCTGCAGCGCCTGAAGGAACGGCTGACCATCTGCCGGCGCGATGTCATGAAACTGATCGAGACAGCGATCGAAGAGGGCGCGAGCGGCGACTGGGATGCGGCTCAGGCCGAATATCGTGCGATCCTCGCCGATTATCCGCGCAAACCGAGCGCTGCGATGGTGGCCGAAACGCTCGATGCCATGACCTTCCTGCGGGAAAACATTGTCAACCAGCTGGAAATGCAGCTGAAAACACAAAATCAAAGCGGCAATGCCTATCAGGACGAGCGGCATATACAGAATTCAAATCCGGACTCTATCTCTGAACTTGAACCGCGCTTTGAAAAGACGCAGGGGCAAAATCGGGATGAAGACCGATCGGGGTGGGCAAAGGTAACGGGAGTGGCTGAAGGCGGCGAAAGGGGTGGTGCCGGCGGACGGCAGACAGGTGGCACCCTTGGTGCAGATCCGGACGAGGGGGCCGCGGCTGAAAACGCGCGCCAGAGCCGTCAGGCTGCCAGAATTGCCTCCGCCGAGAATGCGAACGGCGCGAAATCCGCGGCAGGGGAGGGGGGATCGGCCCAACTTCTGGGCTCGGCCGCGGCGGACATAGGCTCGGGGCAGGCTTTCCGCGCCGCGCCGCTCGCTGGTCAAACGGCGGAAGGAGCGCCAGAACGCAAGTCGCTCGACCGCATCGCGGGCCTGAAACCCTTCCCGCTCGGCATGGTGCTGTTAGCCTGCCCGGAGATTGCCGATTACGGTCCCGGCGGACATGTCACCAGCTGGCGAGACCTCATGTCGGCTGCCGTTGTGGTGCGTTCGATGCTCGGCGTCTCGCCCTCGGCCTACGAGGAGGCCTGCGGCATTCTCGGACCGGAAAACGCCGCAACCGTGATCGCCTGCATCCTCGAACGCGCCGGGCATATCAACTCGGCGGGCGGGTATCTGCGCGACCTTACGCGCCGGGCCGAACGCGGCGAATTCTCGCTCGGGCCGATGCTGATGGCGCAGATGCGCGGGCAGGTGGGGCAGAAGGCGAGGGCGGGTTGA
- a CDS encoding proteic killer suppression protein: MIKTAKDKRLDAVRAGKAPKGFPADIVSRAQRRLAQLDAASTLDDLRVPPSNNLEALQGDRKGQYSIRINGQWRICFEWKDGDAFEVEIVDYH, encoded by the coding sequence ATGATCAAGACGGCGAAAGACAAGCGGTTGGATGCTGTGCGCGCGGGCAAAGCGCCCAAAGGATTTCCAGCCGACATTGTCTCGCGAGCGCAGCGCCGGCTGGCTCAACTGGATGCAGCGTCCACGTTGGATGACCTGCGTGTTCCCCCGTCCAACAATCTTGAGGCGCTGCAGGGCGATCGAAAAGGGCAGTACAGCATTCGCATCAATGGACAGTGGCGCATTTGTTTCGAGTGGAAAGACGGCGACGCTTTCGAAGTTGAGATCGTCGATTATCATTGA
- a CDS encoding type IV secretion system protein VirB11, whose protein sequence is MNFVANVPPVIDRSLWDSLPVYLRQAATPLRAWLEDPAVIEIMCNRPGEIWVERIDQPRMLRHAVPALDARAIRGLAQQVAGTTQQSVNEETPLLSAAMPNGERFQGVLSPVAAAGGAFAIRKQVIRDMSIDDYVALGGLDRVRVSGPKMLDVDMSTVDLDLVEGLRDSSPQGRRAWLRCAVENRVTMLISGGTSSGKTTFFNGLLKDVPEWERLVSIEDTRELKPPQPNYLALVASKGGQGRAKTTIQDCLEAALRLRPDRIFMGEIRGAEAYSFLQAINTGHPGSMSTLHADNPHGAYERLAMATMQAGLGLSKAELLEFVRYIVPVIIQISRDPVTMKRGVREIYFNRWNGLK, encoded by the coding sequence ATGAACTTCGTCGCCAACGTGCCGCCGGTCATTGACCGCTCCCTTTGGGACAGCTTGCCAGTCTACCTCCGTCAGGCTGCAACTCCGCTTCGAGCCTGGCTTGAAGACCCGGCCGTAATCGAGATCATGTGCAATCGCCCCGGAGAAATCTGGGTCGAGCGCATCGACCAGCCTCGCATGTTGCGTCATGCGGTGCCGGCACTTGACGCCCGCGCCATCCGGGGGCTCGCGCAACAGGTCGCTGGTACGACGCAACAGAGCGTGAATGAGGAAACGCCTCTGCTTTCGGCTGCCATGCCGAATGGTGAGAGGTTTCAGGGGGTGCTTTCGCCTGTTGCTGCCGCCGGTGGGGCGTTTGCGATCCGCAAACAGGTCATTCGCGACATGTCGATTGATGACTATGTGGCGCTCGGCGGCCTCGATCGCGTTCGTGTTTCCGGCCCAAAAATGCTCGACGTGGACATGAGCACAGTTGATCTCGACCTAGTCGAGGGTTTGCGAGATTCCTCTCCGCAAGGTCGAAGAGCTTGGTTGCGCTGCGCCGTCGAGAACCGGGTCACGATGCTGATCTCCGGTGGGACGTCGAGCGGCAAGACCACCTTCTTCAACGGGCTTCTGAAGGACGTTCCAGAATGGGAAAGGCTCGTCTCGATCGAAGACACACGCGAACTGAAGCCGCCACAGCCAAACTATCTGGCGCTGGTGGCATCAAAGGGCGGCCAGGGTCGCGCGAAAACCACGATCCAGGACTGTTTGGAGGCCGCACTGCGCCTGCGTCCGGATCGTATCTTCATGGGCGAAATCCGTGGTGCCGAAGCCTATTCCTTCCTTCAGGCCATCAACACCGGACATCCCGGCTCTATGTCGACGCTTCATGCCGACAATCCACATGGCGCCTATGAGCGCCTGGCCATGGCAACGATGCAGGCGGGTCTGGGACTCAGCAAGGCAGAACTTCTCGAGTTCGTTCGCTATATCGTTCCGGTCATTATTCAGATCAGCCGCGATCCAGTCACCATGAAGCGCGGCGTGCGCGAGATATATTTCAACCGGTGGAACGGATTGAAATGA
- a CDS encoding Relaxase/Mobilisation nuclease domain-containing protein produces the protein MFDLNGFLSLLDEIEEKRRISVVPMFRPSVGIDAPGLRPRQKPGPKPRPGKSARSGKPRTGGKPLTGSTLQGVLEEERRKRRGGGGGSGGARRSEVSASSLRPATAPSPAGAVGAPGSRQMIIQVGPQVRAAIAAGSQPAVVKLVSFAAGRSRITALLSYQSRAGKVSVEDEAGLTQDGNAWVQAIADDWSEDDGRQPSKDVLRLSLSIPVFQVRADDDLSVFLKQTLPGHRMAWRSEVEGDRRHIELVMSAAARKQPGEIRPSRIFDNRKSLALLEARFNAVFGDDAEIEVQGFAHGVEGVARFLGQIRKGGRHDLRSSRLGRSGSFTDDVVLTGPKAAIEEARAWKRDLRSQERRDVAHIVLSAKPGTPKEGFVAAARAMLAREFEGHAYVFALHEDRDHLHVHAVVKMRSETGKKLHPKIQDFKRWRETLAEEARQRDIPMDAVSRFERANPPGYTMKDIRRVERGEATERVRRRVEAVRNGDVHLPTRKEGRLRAEHVARSWSDMSGTTSSSTLTPEPPQRPGYTRLYRAERSGAQSLSASSAAPLFTLDRASAAQMVLREGGMLRYLDVPSSELHRLDPSRSQPDTVFVVPRDLASQAQTIGAVPPADIIRFSERAALAAASGAHRSTITSTLNQKDNDMADLRLMRDSFKEMDDNLDQIVLNLPEERAKQIKSLRDKVTNSQRIMLGAQEAIEKKRGKIAGETFVTPQPIDLQDFVAEKRGELLRYNHRKADGGSGSVAFTDHGDKVEISNWNDRETVLAAMQVASTKWGSLTINGTDRYKALAIELAAEHGFQITNPELQSSLQAAREQFSSRREKAGIVAGTLAERQQDVQSDPQTIAEKPTANQAVLPSKPINDGTKARSAEQERDAMLAAMREAQAKYGVIAVNGTERDKALAVEIAAENGLTLTNPELQEKLTEARQRIEERRQKEVERERKPIGFDEGTSDRPSLRKTEAEIEIGLAVVRERTETEARREVRQAATSVATNERPFDGGGEDHAYRTKSEASAAVRAERSIEQSVDKPMSPDINQSQEIVRERDAQEALLAERQANKDEKVQKQAERQKPKQRQ, from the coding sequence ATGTTTGATCTCAATGGCTTCCTATCGCTGCTGGATGAGATCGAAGAGAAGCGCAGGATCTCGGTCGTGCCGATGTTCAGGCCGTCTGTGGGGATTGATGCTCCCGGTTTGAGACCGAGGCAGAAACCGGGGCCCAAGCCTCGACCCGGCAAGTCGGCGAGGTCTGGCAAGCCAAGGACCGGTGGCAAGCCGCTTACGGGATCAACACTACAGGGCGTTCTTGAGGAGGAGCGGCGCAAACGCCGTGGCGGCGGAGGAGGCAGTGGCGGCGCGAGGCGCTCCGAAGTGTCGGCATCGTCTTTGCGTCCGGCCACGGCCCCATCGCCAGCAGGGGCGGTAGGTGCACCCGGCTCACGGCAAATGATCATCCAGGTGGGACCGCAAGTCCGTGCTGCCATTGCAGCCGGATCGCAGCCTGCTGTGGTCAAGCTGGTGAGCTTTGCCGCGGGTCGTTCCCGCATTACGGCACTTTTGAGCTACCAGAGCAGGGCGGGCAAGGTGTCCGTCGAAGACGAGGCGGGCCTGACACAGGATGGGAATGCCTGGGTGCAGGCGATTGCCGATGACTGGAGCGAGGACGACGGGCGCCAACCTTCCAAGGATGTGCTGCGCCTATCTCTTAGCATCCCCGTATTCCAGGTTCGCGCCGATGACGACCTTTCTGTTTTCCTGAAACAGACCCTTCCTGGGCATCGAATGGCATGGCGGAGCGAAGTGGAGGGCGATCGAAGGCATATCGAGCTGGTTATGAGCGCAGCTGCCCGCAAGCAGCCTGGCGAGATCAGACCGTCGCGGATCTTCGACAACCGCAAATCGCTGGCCCTGCTTGAGGCTCGGTTCAATGCAGTCTTTGGCGACGACGCAGAAATCGAAGTTCAGGGCTTCGCCCATGGTGTCGAGGGCGTCGCGCGCTTTCTTGGGCAGATCCGCAAGGGTGGCAGGCATGATCTGAGATCAAGCCGCCTTGGAAGATCCGGAAGCTTTACGGACGACGTCGTTTTGACCGGACCGAAGGCAGCAATTGAAGAAGCCCGCGCATGGAAACGCGATCTTCGCTCGCAGGAGCGGCGTGACGTTGCGCATATCGTTCTGAGTGCCAAGCCAGGTACGCCGAAGGAGGGGTTCGTCGCCGCAGCACGGGCCATGCTGGCACGGGAGTTTGAAGGACACGCTTATGTGTTCGCGCTCCATGAGGATCGCGACCACTTGCATGTGCATGCGGTGGTGAAGATGCGTTCGGAGACAGGCAAGAAGCTTCATCCGAAGATCCAGGACTTCAAGCGTTGGCGAGAAACGCTGGCTGAGGAAGCCCGGCAGCGCGATATCCCGATGGACGCGGTGAGCCGCTTTGAGAGGGCCAATCCTCCCGGCTACACAATGAAGGATATCCGTCGTGTCGAGCGGGGCGAGGCGACCGAGAGGGTTCGTCGCCGTGTGGAAGCGGTCCGAAACGGTGATGTTCATCTCCCCACGCGCAAAGAGGGCAGGCTCCGTGCGGAACATGTGGCGCGGTCCTGGTCAGACATGTCGGGGACGACCAGCTCGTCGACCTTGACCCCGGAGCCGCCGCAACGGCCAGGCTACACCAGGCTTTATCGCGCCGAGCGTTCCGGCGCCCAGTCTTTGTCTGCTTCGTCAGCTGCGCCGTTGTTCACGCTGGATCGTGCTTCTGCTGCGCAGATGGTCCTTCGAGAGGGCGGCATGCTACGCTATCTTGATGTTCCGTCTTCCGAGCTTCATCGCCTCGATCCATCACGATCGCAGCCTGACACCGTCTTCGTCGTTCCCCGCGATCTCGCCAGCCAGGCTCAGACCATCGGCGCAGTTCCCCCGGCGGACATCATCCGCTTCAGCGAGCGCGCAGCCCTTGCCGCCGCCAGCGGTGCTCACCGCTCCACAATCACATCGACTTTGAACCAGAAGGACAATGACATGGCCGACCTCCGCCTCATGAGAGACAGCTTCAAGGAGATGGACGACAACCTTGATCAGATTGTGTTGAACCTGCCTGAGGAGAGGGCCAAACAGATCAAGTCGCTTCGAGACAAGGTCACGAACAGCCAGCGCATCATGCTGGGCGCCCAGGAGGCCATCGAGAAGAAGCGCGGCAAGATCGCGGGCGAGACGTTCGTGACACCCCAGCCGATCGATCTGCAGGACTTCGTTGCCGAGAAGCGCGGCGAGCTCCTGCGCTATAACCATCGCAAGGCGGACGGAGGTTCAGGCTCCGTGGCCTTCACCGACCACGGTGACAAGGTCGAAATCTCAAATTGGAATGACCGGGAGACGGTCCTGGCAGCGATGCAGGTCGCCTCCACGAAGTGGGGCTCTCTCACCATCAATGGCACGGATCGCTACAAGGCGCTGGCGATAGAGCTTGCCGCAGAACATGGCTTCCAGATCACCAATCCGGAGCTGCAATCGTCGCTTCAGGCCGCCCGCGAGCAGTTCTCGTCGCGCCGCGAGAAGGCTGGAATTGTGGCCGGCACCCTCGCCGAAAGACAGCAAGACGTTCAATCCGACCCTCAAACCATTGCCGAGAAGCCCACGGCTAATCAAGCGGTCTTGCCTTCCAAACCCATCAATGACGGGACGAAGGCCAGGTCTGCGGAGCAAGAGCGCGACGCCATGCTCGCAGCGATGAGAGAGGCGCAGGCTAAGTACGGCGTGATTGCCGTCAACGGGACGGAGCGCGACAAGGCTCTGGCAGTCGAGATTGCCGCTGAAAACGGTCTGACGCTGACAAACCCCGAGCTTCAGGAGAAGCTGACCGAGGCGCGCCAGAGGATCGAAGAACGCAGACAGAAGGAGGTCGAGCGCGAACGCAAGCCTATCGGTTTTGATGAGGGCACATCTGACCGACCTTCTTTGCGTAAGACGGAAGCCGAGATTGAGATTGGCCTCGCGGTCGTGCGCGAGCGCACAGAGACGGAAGCGCGAAGGGAAGTTCGACAAGCAGCCACCTCAGTGGCGACGAACGAACGACCCTTCGATGGCGGTGGTGAAGATCACGCTTATCGCACGAAGTCCGAGGCCTCCGCGGCAGTTCGTGCTGAGCGTTCTATAGAGCAGAGCGTCGACAAGCCGATGTCTCCTGACATCAACCAGTCACAGGAAATTGTGCGGGAACGAGATGCTCAGGAGGCACTACTGGCAGAGCGGCAGGCAAACAAGGATGAAAAGGTGCAGAAACAAGCAGAACGGCAGAAGCCGAAGCAGCGCCAATGA
- a CDS encoding Plasmid stabilization system protein ParE, whose translation MKLLISPRAARRLREIQAHIALEANLHTALAVILRIRQSVEMLADFPEIAPEWDGGPTRALAVSGLPYRIHYRLRPDAVEIITIAHTSRKPLRFV comes from the coding sequence ATGAAACTGCTGATTTCGCCCCGCGCCGCTAGAAGGCTGCGGGAAATTCAAGCACATATCGCTCTTGAAGCAAATCTGCACACAGCGCTAGCCGTCATTCTGCGAATACGGCAGAGCGTCGAGATGCTCGCTGACTTCCCCGAGATCGCACCGGAATGGGACGGTGGGCCAACACGAGCACTTGCAGTGTCCGGTTTGCCCTACCGCATTCATTACCGGCTAAGACCGGATGCCGTTGAAATCATCACAATCGCCCATACCAGCCGCAAGCCGTTGCGTTTTGTCTAG
- a CDS encoding Uncharacterized conserved protein, DUF736 family, with amino-acid sequence MNRNDISNYIAFDPDGQGLEGNIASISYDVDIIGQRFFSDNPKAPQFRLYAKSPRGKTVEIGGLWLKENKTKDGTYYQMTVATGYGKLHANLGRFPGQDETSLMAVIPWE; translated from the coding sequence ATGAACAGAAACGACATATCGAACTACATCGCCTTCGACCCTGATGGACAAGGGCTTGAAGGAAACATCGCGTCCATCTCTTATGACGTCGATATCATCGGTCAGCGCTTTTTCAGTGACAATCCGAAAGCGCCTCAGTTCAGGCTTTATGCCAAATCGCCCCGCGGCAAGACCGTCGAAATCGGCGGCTTATGGCTGAAGGAGAACAAGACGAAAGATGGAACCTATTACCAAATGACGGTCGCAACAGGGTACGGAAAATTACACGCCAATCTCGGCCGCTTTCCGGGCCAAGATGAAACCAGCCTGATGGCCGTGATCCCTTGGGAGTGA
- a CDS encoding type IV secretion system protein VirD4 has translation MNRLEKIAISTLGPIAAVCGSFYAWSLNYSVASWVILKNATMWKSFSGGEIFMPIRQASAYIDNPLVMRLVRAATTATLVEGAVVAVAIAIAIIRPWEVRPPTDGSRFATLDDLKRAGLIDGQPGRSILLGTFGKGRQAVDVRYSGDSHFFVNGPSRSGKGRGFVMTNLLEYEGSVIVLDVKLENYLNTGAARLAMGQKCFVFAPGSAKSHHWNPLDYARGWPERSTDLINLAASLLPIGEKEDGYWKQTARGLLAGVLGYVMEARSMEGRRNFRSVLRMFSTGRSFSDVLSEIIENEPELNDFILGSFRQHLGRDEEQRPSFEGHIVTALAPFNNLLIAEACTSSDFDLRDLRRTPFSLFIAAPVSDFGTVEPIIRLLIQQIHDIMLRSLPGKDEPHKILMMLDEFYQFERLPEIVKRAPLVAGYGLTIALVAQNIPQIDERYGQKTRDALLGNMDIKLCIAVGDDATARIVSENLGRKYEEREGWGRHSSLMLGKQASSGRFELVPLMDAGSVQRLDNTKTILQVRSGYGAILNKMNFYTDGRFLQRRREVEAYARQLVIPEIEIRPEWPLFETRATAAAAGGTTPKEASSARVLTTSNAMISASDRDFEVLAASMAVFSDTTRFMHQFRSAMSATDDQAIADLLFRLRRAPNTLGPLRGTSSRFDRRARRERKAALDAVWQLREAIIAARWVKIAEAMNAAAAQVTWSFVQGFAPSSQGVGFPADDGASAVLEPDIDEETNQLEIGHEQLSAAVEEIAAVLTSEDQQPVTGHINKTKAIDAAVERLKRSTAAAMLEDDQLPEAIVPGDGAAPPSHTHDLPQGTLELHS, from the coding sequence ATGAACCGGCTCGAGAAGATCGCCATCTCGACCCTCGGGCCCATCGCAGCAGTCTGCGGATCCTTCTACGCCTGGTCCCTCAATTACAGCGTGGCGTCCTGGGTCATCCTGAAGAATGCGACCATGTGGAAGAGCTTTTCCGGCGGAGAGATATTCATGCCGATCAGACAAGCCTCAGCCTATATCGACAACCCCTTGGTCATGCGGCTCGTGAGGGCCGCGACAACTGCAACACTCGTTGAAGGAGCTGTGGTCGCCGTCGCCATCGCAATCGCGATCATACGGCCATGGGAGGTTCGACCGCCGACGGACGGCTCACGGTTTGCCACACTCGATGATCTGAAGCGGGCGGGCCTCATCGACGGCCAGCCCGGAAGGTCAATCCTTCTCGGGACGTTTGGCAAGGGCCGCCAAGCCGTCGACGTCCGTTATAGCGGCGACAGCCACTTCTTCGTCAACGGACCGTCGCGCTCCGGCAAAGGCCGTGGCTTCGTGATGACGAACCTGCTTGAGTATGAGGGATCGGTCATCGTTCTCGACGTCAAGCTTGAGAACTATTTGAACACTGGCGCCGCTCGACTCGCCATGGGCCAAAAGTGCTTCGTATTCGCGCCGGGATCGGCAAAGTCACATCACTGGAATCCGTTGGATTACGCGCGCGGCTGGCCCGAGCGATCCACCGACCTCATTAATCTTGCAGCATCGCTTCTTCCCATCGGCGAGAAGGAGGATGGCTATTGGAAGCAAACAGCGCGCGGTCTTCTCGCCGGCGTCCTGGGCTATGTGATGGAAGCCCGATCCATGGAAGGCCGGCGTAATTTTCGCTCGGTGCTGCGGATGTTTTCGACAGGTCGGTCCTTCTCCGATGTGTTGAGCGAGATCATCGAAAATGAACCAGAGCTCAATGACTTTATCCTGGGGAGTTTTCGTCAGCATCTCGGCCGCGACGAGGAGCAACGCCCGAGTTTCGAAGGGCACATTGTCACCGCGCTTGCGCCATTCAATAATCTGCTGATCGCAGAGGCCTGTACATCGAGCGACTTCGATCTGCGGGACCTGCGTCGTACGCCATTTTCGCTCTTCATTGCAGCGCCGGTTTCAGACTTCGGCACGGTCGAACCCATCATTCGACTTTTGATCCAGCAGATTCACGACATCATGTTGCGTAGCCTTCCGGGCAAGGACGAACCGCACAAAATCCTGATGATGCTCGACGAATTCTACCAGTTCGAGCGTCTGCCCGAAATCGTCAAGCGCGCACCACTGGTCGCCGGATATGGGCTGACGATTGCGCTCGTGGCTCAGAACATCCCACAGATCGATGAACGATACGGGCAGAAGACGCGAGACGCGCTTCTGGGCAATATGGATATCAAGCTATGCATTGCCGTCGGCGATGATGCCACCGCCAGGATCGTTTCGGAGAACCTCGGCCGCAAATACGAGGAGCGCGAAGGCTGGGGAAGGCATTCGAGCCTCATGCTAGGCAAACAAGCGTCCTCCGGTCGGTTCGAGCTTGTGCCCCTCATGGACGCGGGCTCGGTCCAGCGCCTCGATAACACGAAGACCATCCTGCAGGTTCGAAGCGGCTATGGGGCAATCCTGAACAAGATGAACTTCTACACTGACGGTCGGTTTCTTCAGAGACGGCGGGAGGTCGAGGCCTATGCCCGACAACTCGTGATCCCGGAAATCGAAATCCGCCCGGAATGGCCGCTATTTGAAACGCGGGCAACCGCGGCCGCGGCTGGTGGAACTACTCCAAAAGAAGCAAGCTCTGCCAGGGTCTTAACAACAAGCAACGCGATGATCTCAGCATCCGATCGCGATTTTGAGGTTCTAGCAGCGTCCATGGCGGTGTTCTCGGACACGACCCGGTTCATGCACCAGTTTCGCAGCGCCATGAGTGCGACAGACGATCAGGCCATTGCCGATCTTCTGTTTCGTCTGCGGAGAGCCCCGAACACGCTCGGGCCCTTGCGCGGAACGTCGAGCCGGTTTGACCGCAGGGCGCGACGCGAACGCAAGGCGGCCTTGGATGCGGTATGGCAACTTCGCGAAGCTATCATTGCAGCGAGATGGGTGAAGATTGCCGAGGCGATGAATGCTGCGGCAGCCCAGGTGACCTGGTCGTTCGTCCAGGGATTTGCGCCGTCTTCTCAAGGCGTAGGCTTTCCTGCCGACGACGGCGCTTCAGCGGTCCTCGAACCCGATATCGACGAGGAAACGAACCAACTTGAGATTGGCCATGAGCAGCTTAGCGCCGCAGTAGAAGAGATCGCGGCGGTGCTCACATCTGAAGATCAGCAGCCGGTGACCGGCCATATCAATAAAACGAAGGCCATCGACGCAGCGGTGGAGCGCCTCAAACGCTCGACCGCGGCGGCCATGCTTGAGGATGACCAGCTTCCAGAAGCCATCGTCCCAGGTGACGGCGCAGCCCCTCCATCACACACGCACGATCTACCGCAGGGAACTTTGGAATTGCACTCATGA
- a CDS encoding mobilisation protein (MobC) — protein MAGGRPKLSSSIRRGRVVHVRLSDEEWSALTSFARAHRLTTSETLRRLARQASGFGPTFDGEAAKGIRANVMQLRKAGVNLNQIARSLNAGRVPAYAEMKGGVDRLARLVLEQMVMLEAMCGKGRARASEEVTRDV, from the coding sequence ATGGCAGGCGGACGGCCGAAGCTCTCTTCGTCGATCAGACGCGGCCGGGTGGTCCATGTGCGGCTGTCGGACGAGGAGTGGAGTGCACTGACATCGTTTGCGCGCGCTCATCGGTTGACCACAAGCGAGACCTTGCGCCGGCTTGCGCGGCAAGCCTCCGGCTTTGGGCCGACCTTTGACGGGGAAGCGGCAAAGGGCATCCGCGCCAATGTCATGCAGCTGCGCAAGGCGGGCGTGAACCTGAACCAGATTGCGCGGTCGCTGAACGCTGGACGGGTTCCTGCTTATGCGGAGATGAAGGGTGGCGTTGACCGGCTTGCGAGGCTCGTGCTGGAGCAGATGGTAATGCTTGAAGCCATGTGCGGGAAGGGGAGGGCGCGTGCATCGGAAGAGGTGACGCGCGATGTTTGA
- a CDS encoding chromosome partitioning protein: MTIISFANSKGGAGKSTLCLLIASELADTGTKVLIIDADEQQSCSQWADRCRAAGTLPPAISVSRASTPEELKALLQASQAEIVLVDVQGSMNKMLIAAIVASDVTIVPSKANVMEMNETVKLFEWAQANLRRAPLRLVLTRVDGIDVNTTAFKDAVQLIRQNNLPAFGTFIRSRKVYEQFSNNAGSLAAIARDPSKTEQVEKARANIVSLISDISELLKAEGQAR; the protein is encoded by the coding sequence ATGACCATCATCTCATTCGCAAACTCAAAGGGTGGAGCGGGGAAATCTACCCTCTGCCTTCTCATTGCTTCCGAGCTCGCGGACACGGGCACTAAGGTGCTGATCATCGACGCGGACGAACAACAGTCCTGTTCACAATGGGCTGACCGATGCCGAGCTGCCGGCACGCTACCGCCGGCCATCAGCGTCAGTCGAGCTTCAACGCCGGAAGAGTTGAAGGCGCTTCTCCAGGCAAGCCAAGCGGAGATTGTTCTCGTCGATGTCCAGGGTTCCATGAACAAGATGCTGATAGCCGCCATCGTTGCCAGCGACGTGACGATCGTTCCGTCGAAAGCCAATGTCATGGAAATGAACGAGACCGTAAAGCTGTTCGAATGGGCACAGGCCAATTTACGACGCGCACCGTTGAGATTGGTTCTAACCCGGGTTGATGGCATTGATGTCAACACCACCGCGTTCAAGGATGCCGTTCAACTTATCCGCCAAAACAATCTTCCGGCGTTCGGCACCTTCATTCGCTCGCGCAAAGTCTACGAGCAATTCTCAAACAATGCCGGATCGCTCGCGGCCATCGCTAGAGACCCTTCCAAGACTGAACAGGTCGAGAAAGCCCGCGCCAACATCGTAAGCCTGATCTCGGACATCAGTGAGTTGCTCAAGGCAGAGGGTCAAGCACGATGA